CGTTCAAGGCCCGGGGCTGGAATTCGAGGAAATTATCTACGAGAAGAAGTTTCATTCCGAATCGGAGGGCGGCGTGGCGCGCGTCTCGATCAACAAGCCGCAGAAGTTCAACACCATGACGCTAGGCACGGTGGACCAGATGTTTCGCGCCTTCTACGACGCCAACCACGACACCGCGATCGGCGCAATCATCGTCGCCGGCGTCGGCAAGCACTTCGGGGCCGGCGGCGACGTCGAGTGGGAGAAGTGGGGGCTGCGCGAAGCGTTTTACAACCGCTATCCGCACAACCGCCTGGTCCGCCTCTCCCGCAAGCCGGTGATCGCGGCGGTGCAGGGCTACTGCCTCGGCGGCCACAACCACTTCGCCTACTGCTGCGACTTCACCATCGCGGCGGAGAACGCGATCTTCGGGCAAGCCGGGCCGCGGGTGTCGAGCCCGGCGGACGGCTTTTTCGTCCCGTATCTGGTCAAGGTCGTGGGCGCCAAGCGGGCGCGCGAGATGTGGATGCTCTGCCGGCGCTACACGGCGCTGGAAGCGTACGAGATGGGGTTGGTGAACAAGGTGGTACCACTCGAGCAGCTGGAAGCGGAAGTGGACAAGTGGTGCGAAGAAATGCTTCAGCTGAGTCCCGGTTGTTTGGAAATTCTCAAAGCCGCCTTTGATCAAGAGATGGATGGCTACGCCGACCTCGGCGTCATTTCGAGCCAGTTCTATCCGGATTGGTTTGATACGCCCGAGGGCAAAGAGGGGGGCGCCGCCTTCACCGAAAAGCGCCGCCCGCAATTCTGGAAGCTGCGCAAACAAGAGCGGGAGATGCGGCAGGCGTTGGTGAAAAAATACGAGAAGAAGGAAGAGTGAACTCCCATGCGGACTTGGTTCCACGCCTTCCGAAGGTCGGTCGGCAGGACGCGGAACCGATCTCAACCCTCCTGCAATCGGTACAAGTCGTTCAGGAATTCGATCAGCAGGCGTTCGCGCAGAGACACCGGCAGCGCGTTGAGGATCTCGTTGATATCGGCCATGCGTTCGGGCAGCTGGTTGCCTTGGATTCCGGCCATGCCAAGCATCTGACTGAGAGATTCCTCGGTCAACGAAGCCGGATCGACGTTCGCTAGTGCGGACTTGATCGTCGCAGCCAGCTCGCCTGACTTCAGGTTCCGTGCTTTTTCCACGCACACCCGCAGATCAGAGAGAAAGGCATCGACCCATTTTGCGCTCGCCGGGTTGATCGACAGGTGAATGTTCTCCTTCGAGCTCTGAAAGCTGAGCTGCGGCTGGACGTACCAGCCGAGGGTCTTCATTTCGTCGATGATGTGGAAGACATTCACCGTGTCCGACGTGAAGGCGACCAGGTTCATGTCCGGCTGGCTAAGCAGGCGCAGGCCGTCGATCTGTTTGATACCGGCAGCAACCCGCCGCGTGGCGTCCAGCACCTGGCGCGCGATTTCGAGGTAGCCTTGGTCACCGAAGAAATGCAGGACGGCCCACGCCGCGGCCACCGGGCCTGCCGTTTTGGAACTCTGCACGGTGGCATTGATCACGGTGTAGCCGCTCCAGTTGGCGCAAGCATACATTTGATATTTTCGCAGGTCCTTGTTGTGGTAGAGGATGGTGGAGGCGCCTTTGGCGGCAAAGGCGTACTTGTGCAGGTCCATGGAGATGGAGGTCACGCCCGGCACATTGAATTCGAACTCCGGGACCGGCGCGCCCAAGCGGCGGAAGTACGGGAGCAAGAAGCCCATGCAGGCGTCCACATGCAAGAGCAGGTTGTGCTCCAGCGCGAGTTGCCCGATCTCACGGATCGGGTCGACGACGCCGTGGGCGTAGGAGACCGCTGATCCGACCAACAGGATGGTGTTCGGGGTGATAGCCTGGCGCATCGCCGTGACGTCGGCACGGAACGTTTTGGGATCGACGGGCGCCAGCACCGCCTTGACGTCGAGAAAGTGTCCGGCCTTTTGAAAGGCCGCGTGCGCGGTGGCGGGCAGGACCATTTCGGGTTGAGTGATCTTCGGGCGCTGGGCACGGGCGTAGTCGCGCGCGGTTTTCACGGCGAGTATGATGCTTTCCGTACCGCCGCTGGTGAAGTTGCCGACAACGTTCGCGTCGCCTTTGAGATGCGAGGCGGCGATGGCAATCACCTCGGTCTCGAAGCGCAGCGTGCTGGGAAACACGGTGGGGTCGAGGGCGTTCTCGGTTAGGTACATCATGTACGCTTGTTTGATGACCTCTTCCGCCTCCTGACCTGGATCGTAGATGTAGGCCCAGGTGCGCCCATCACGCCACGGCATGTCGTGGGCGCGGTACGCTTCCATCTGCTGAAACAGGGCCTCTCGCTTCATGCCTTGCGCGGGAATTTTCATCGACAGCCTCCTTGCGCGTCTGCCTGGGCGCGTGGGTGTGCTTACGCCACTGCCCGAGTGCGGGTCAATGGTGGAAGACGCCGACAGTCGAGAATCGAGAGTTGAAATGAAATGGCTGCTGGACCGAGCGGGTAAGTCTCTCCCTCCCGGATTCTGGCTCATGCGCCGGGGAGCGTGCGGATGTGGGCGGCAATGTGCCGAATGAACTCGCGGAATTGGGCTGGCCCGCGCTGCAGCAGGTCCCACACGACCGCCGTGTCGACGCGCAGATAATCGTGCACCAGAATGTTCCGAAACCCAGGCATGCCGCGGACCCGATTGACGAACTCCGCCGGCAGAATTCCGCCTTCTCCCAGCAACTCGATCACCTGGCGATAGGACTCCGGCGTACCCAACTGCTCCCCGGCAACCAAGTGACTGCTGATGTCCAATACGCATTCAATGGCGAGTTGGAGGCCGTGCTCAACCATCCACTGATTGCTCAGCTCGGAGTCGAAGGCCGAACGCGGAATCGTTTGCGCCAACCGTTACAACTCGGCGGTGTAGGCCTCGAGAGCGTGCAGACGGCGGCAGAGTGTTTCGCGGTCGATCATCGCTCCGCCGTGTAGCGGTCGAGCAGCGCCTGGTCCTGTGCGGCGCGCAGCGGCTGCGTGTCGAAGTACTCTCGACGGGCCGCGACTTCGAAGCGCACCCGTGCCACATCGTCGCGGCAGTAGACGAGTCGGCCGCGCGAGATGGCGCGCTCCTTCAAGAGCGGTGGCGCCGCGTTGAGGATGACGACATCAATGTCCGAGCGACGCAGGACCAACATCAGATCCGAAATCAGGGCGGCCTGAACGTCCCCCGATGCGGACACGCCAGGCTCCAAGACGACGGCGAAGTCGACATCGCTGAGCGCCGTGGCCGTGCCGGTTGCCTGCGAGCCGAACAGGTAGGCAGCAACCACTGGATAGCGCGCAAACACCGACGCGAGAGGCCGTGTGTCGATCGTCATGGATGCATCTTCGCACCCGCCTGGTAGAGCGTCAAACGCACTGCATCGGCACGGTCCCGACCTCCGCTGGCCCCCCGGATGTGATCGACGCTAGTTGCGACGCACCGCGGTGCCCGTGGCCACGACCGCATCACGGACGAGGTTGGCGATCTCCTCCGGCCCGAAGCCCAGTTCGGCGAGGATCTCCTCCGTGTGCTGACCCAGCATCGGCGGAGGTTTGCGGACACTGCCGGGCGTGCCGTGGAAGTGAATGGGGACACCAGTGACCCGAATGGGTCCGAGCTTCGGGTGCTCGGTGGTGACGAGCATCCGATTGTGCAGGATCTGCGGGTCTTCGACCGCTTCGGGAATCTCCTTCACCGGCGCCGTCAACACATCCGCGGCGATGAGTCGCTCGACCAGCTCCTCGCGCGTGAAGCTCTGGCAGCGCGCCTCGATCAGGCGGTCCAGCTCGTCCTGATGCCGCAGCCGGTTGTCGATGTCACGAAAGCGCGGCTCGTCCACCCACGACACGTCCAGCGCTGCGCACAGGTTGCGGAAAAACTTCTCGGAGGGACACGTGATGACGGCTTTCTTGCCATCCTTGCAGGGATAAATCCCGGAGGGCGCGAAGTACTGGCTGCGGTTGCCGGTTTTCGGGGTGACCTCGCCGGTGAGCAGATACGGCGCGAAGCCGGTGCATTGCGCGTGCAGTAACGCATCGAGCAGCGAAACATCGATGCGCTGGCCCTCGCCCGTTTGCGCCCGTGCATGCAGGGCCGTGAGCGCGGCGGTACTCACCAGCAGTGAGGTCATCACATCCACCACTGGAATTCCCATCCGCACCGGTGGGCCATCCGGGTGCCCATTCAAGACGAGCGCCCCAGCATATCCCTGGGCCAGAAAGTCGATCCCAGGTCGGCCAGCGTATGGCCCGTCGGCCCCGAACGCCGTTACCCCGATCCAGACGATGTCGTTGCGGTGCTTGCGCACGGACTCGTAATCGACGCCGAGGCGCGACAA
This genomic stretch from Candidatus Binatia bacterium harbors:
- a CDS encoding DUF86 domain-containing protein; translated protein: MAQTIPRSAFDSELSNQWMVEHGLQLAIECVLDISSHLVAGEQLGTPESYRQVIELLGEGGILPAEFVNRVRGMPGFRNILVHDYLRVDTAVVWDLLQRGPAQFREFIRHIAAHIRTLPGA
- a CDS encoding enoyl-CoA hydratase-related protein: MSWTNWERVQGPGLEFEEIIYEKKFHSESEGGVARVSINKPQKFNTMTLGTVDQMFRAFYDANHDTAIGAIIVAGVGKHFGAGGDVEWEKWGLREAFYNRYPHNRLVRLSRKPVIAAVQGYCLGGHNHFAYCCDFTIAAENAIFGQAGPRVSSPADGFFVPYLVKVVGAKRAREMWMLCRRYTALEAYEMGLVNKVVPLEQLEAEVDKWCEEMLQLSPGCLEILKAAFDQEMDGYADLGVISSQFYPDWFDTPEGKEGGAAFTEKRRPQFWKLRKQEREMRQALVKKYEKKEE
- a CDS encoding nucleotidyltransferase domain-containing protein, coding for MTIDTRPLASVFARYPVVAAYLFGSQATGTATALSDVDFAVVLEPGVSASGDVQAALISDLMLVLRRSDIDVVILNAAPPLLKERAISRGRLVYCRDDVARVRFEVAARREYFDTQPLRAAQDQALLDRYTAER
- a CDS encoding CoA transferase, with protein sequence MGAGGRAQRARGYPLTKNAVDKPSGRASRRPLERRGLLSPSGIVIESKRKSSARPEEPPSSSGVSKGAFRGKSTESTRKSRVESRESRAGQDNSPGPLAGIRVLDMGTMLAGPYGATLLGDLGADVIKVESFIGDDSRHLGPEREGERSPFLSLNRNKRAMVLDLRREAAQQVFARLLATTDVLITNIREPALSRLGVDYESVRKHRNDIVWIGVTAFGADGPYAGRPGIDFLAQGYAGALVLNGHPDGPPVRMGIPVVDVMTSLLVSTAALTALHARAQTGEGQRIDVSLLDALLHAQCTGFAPYLLTGEVTPKTGNRSQYFAPSGIYPCKDGKKAVITCPSEKFFRNLCAALDVSWVDEPRFRDIDNRLRHQDELDRLIEARCQSFTREELVERLIAADVLTAPVKEIPEAVEDPQILHNRMLVTTEHPKLGPIRVTGVPIHFHGTPGSVRKPPPMLGQHTEEILAELGFGPEEIANLVRDAVVATGTAVRRN
- a CDS encoding aspartate aminotransferase family protein, with the translated sequence MKIPAQGMKREALFQQMEAYRAHDMPWRDGRTWAYIYDPGQEAEEVIKQAYMMYLTENALDPTVFPSTLRFETEVIAIAASHLKGDANVVGNFTSGGTESIILAVKTARDYARAQRPKITQPEMVLPATAHAAFQKAGHFLDVKAVLAPVDPKTFRADVTAMRQAITPNTILLVGSAVSYAHGVVDPIREIGQLALEHNLLLHVDACMGFLLPYFRRLGAPVPEFEFNVPGVTSISMDLHKYAFAAKGASTILYHNKDLRKYQMYACANWSGYTVINATVQSSKTAGPVAAAWAVLHFFGDQGYLEIARQVLDATRRVAAGIKQIDGLRLLSQPDMNLVAFTSDTVNVFHIIDEMKTLGWYVQPQLSFQSSKENIHLSINPASAKWVDAFLSDLRVCVEKARNLKSGELAATIKSALANVDPASLTEESLSQMLGMAGIQGNQLPERMADINEILNALPVSLRERLLIEFLNDLYRLQEG